AAGTCACAAGAAGTATCATAACACAAAAGACAACTCCATGCAATAACTACTCATATTCTTTTTTTATTTCATTCAGCCAATTTTCCTGGTCATTGGTTAATTCTATTTTTTCTAATAAGTCAGGTCTTCTTAGGTATGTTCGTCGTAAAGCTTCTTTGTTTCGCCACTCCTCGATTAATTTATGATGACCTTGCAGCAGGACCTCTGGAACCATCATGCCACGAAAATCAGAAGGACGTGTGTAATGAGGGTGTTCAAGTAGTCCTGTACTAAATGAATCCTTCATATGTGATTCTTGATTTCCTAAGACTTCAGGCAAAAGACGGACAACACTATCAATCACTACCATTGCTCCAAGCTCGCCGCCAGTTAAGACATAATCTCCTATTGAGATTTCGTCTGTTACCACATGTTCACGTAT
This genomic stretch from Neobacillus niacini harbors:
- the trmD gene encoding tRNA (guanosine(37)-N1)-methyltransferase TrmD codes for the protein MMKIDVLTLFPEMFSGVLGHSILHKAAEKSAVQYNVVNFRDYADNKHQTVDDYPYGGGAGMVLKPQPIFDAVAALKEQAESKRTRVILLCPQGKRYDQKKAEELAKEEHLIFVCGHYEGYDERIREHVVTDEISIGDYVLTGGELGAMVVIDSVVRLLPEVLGNQESHMKDSFSTGLLEHPHYTRPSDFRGMMVPEVLLQGHHKLIEEWRNKEALRRTYLRRPDLLEKIELTNDQENWLNEIKKEYE